A window of the Cannabis sativa cultivar Pink pepper isolate KNU-18-1 chromosome X, ASM2916894v1, whole genome shotgun sequence genome harbors these coding sequences:
- the LOC115707809 gene encoding 2-acylphloroglucinol 4-prenyltransferase isoform X2 — MMFSSVCSSLSPLGTNITVPRSNYFKSTSSSSHYYKINNKPITFSSFSSTQDYSAKGTLVYTENKFTKSFLQRKTSIRANGEIEADGSDGTTEFNVMKSGNTIWRFARPYAAKGVLFNYAALFAKELVGNLNLCSWSLILKIPSFVLVILCVTICVNGINQIYDLDIDRLNKPDLPLASGEMSIEMAWVLTIFCAISGLILTITMNSGPFFPFLYCGSIFVAGFLYSAPPFRFKNNHFTALLCNYVMFVSTTLQIYCAYKAGLGLPLNWSPAFCLLVWFLSLIAVTICIGKDLSDIEGDRKFGVTTFPTEYGAKPIALICHGLILLDYVGLMAAAIIWPQEACQKYYMYLWTIYSVEHILYLFM; from the exons ATGATGTTCTCATCGGTTTGTAGTTCTCTTTCTCCCCTTGGAACTAATATAACAGTTCCTCGTAGTAATTATTTTAAgtcaacatcatcatcatctcattattacaaaataaataataaaccaaTTACATTCTCATCTTTTTCTTCAACACAAGATTACTCTGCCAAAGGTACTCTTGTATACACAGAAAACAAATTCACAAAATCATTTCTCCAAAGGAAAACCTCCATAAGG gcAAATGGTGAAATTGAAGCTGATGGGTCTGATGGCACTACTGAATTTAATGTGATGAAAAGTGGAAACACAATTTGGAGATTTGCAAGGCCATATGCAGCCAAGGGAGTGTTGTTTAACTATGC tgctTTGTTTGCAAAAGAATTGGTGGGGAACCTGAATCTATGTAGTTGGAGTTTGATTTTGAAGATACCCTCTTTTGTATTGGTTATTCTTTGTGTCACAATATGTGTAAATGGCATCAATCAAATTTATGATCTCGACATCGACag gTTAAACAAACCTGATTTACCATTAGCTTCAGGAGAAATGTCAATTGAAATGGCATGGGTTTTGACTATATTTTGTGCAATAAGTGGGCTCATATTAACAATTACAATGAACTCAGGCCCattctttccttttctatacTGTGGTTCTATTTTTGTGGCGGGTTTTCTCTATTCTGCTCCTCCATTCAGATTCAAGAACAATCATTTTACAGCACTTTTGTGTAATTAtgtg ATGTTTGTGAGCACAACTCTTCAGATCTATTGTGCTTACAAGGCTGGTCTTGGACTTCCACTAAACTGGAG CCCTGCTTTTTGTTTGCTCGTTTGGTTTCTTTCATTGATTGCTGTTACCATCTGCATCGGCAAAGATCTTTCAGACATTGAAGGTGACCGCAA GTTTGGTGTAACAACGTTCCCAACTGAATATGGAGCAAAACCCATAGCACTTATTTGTCATGGACTTATCCTCCTCGATTATGTGGGTCTTATGGCTGCAGCTATTATTTGGCCAcag